GAGACTTTTGCCGAGTCTGGGGATTTTTGTTGGCGAAATGATGCAAGCGTTAGTTTTACGGCGGCAAATGACTTTACGAGCGATATGTTAGCATATATTGAGTTTACGCTGCCGAACTTGGGGTTGATTGAACGTAAGGTTGTCTAGGCGGATAGTGTTAAACTTGTCGGGCATAGATTTATAGTTGGTATAATACAATAAGTATGCTCACTCCCTTGCAAGATTTTCTCACATTTTTGATTAGTATTGTCGTTGAGGCACTGCCGTTTGTTGTGCTCGGTATTATAATTTCGGTGGCAGTACAAGTATGGCTGCCGGAAGGCTGGTTGTTGCGCCGGTTGCCAAAGCGTCGTTGGGTGCGGCAAGTTACTATTTCGTTGTTGGGTGTATTTGTGCCGGTGTGCGAGTGTGGTAATGTGCCATTGGCGCGCGGGCTGTTAGTACAAGGCTTAAGCGCGTCGGAATCGCTGGTATTTTTGCTTGCCGCTCCAGTACTGAATCCAGTGACGATTATTACCACGCAGCAAGCATTTGCGAACGATCCGGTGGTGCTTGCTGGGCGTATGGCGGGTGGCTTCGTTATTGCGAATGTAGTTGGTTGGGTGTTTATGAGGCGTCGGCGCGATGAATTGCTACAGCCAGATTTTATCAAAACGTGCCAAATTTCTCGCCACATTCATGAACGGCGGTGGGCGCGTAGTTTAGAATTATTCCGTCACGAGGCAAGCCATATACTGCCGGCGCTTTTATTCGGTGCAGCAGCGGCAGCATTAGTGCAAGTTGCCGTGCCGCGTGAAATTTTATTAACACTTGGTAGCAACCCGGCATGGTCTATCGCCGCAATGCTGGTGCTGGCGTTTGTGATTTCTATTTGCTCAAATGTTGACGCATTCTTTGCGCTGGCATTTAGAGATACGTTTACTGCTGGTTCGCTTGTGAGCTTTCTAGTATTTGGGCCAATGATCGACATCAAATTGCTCAGTTTGATGCGGACGACATATCAGCCGAAAGTGCTGATGCAGGTTTCACTGTCGGTATTGTTAATGGCTGCGGCAATAGGATTGGGGGTGAATTATGTACTGTAAATGGTCGGCGTGGCATGTTGAGCATTGCGGTGCGATTGCGATGGCGCTATTGTGCGCTGGAGTCATTCGCCTAGGCATACTCGGAAAACTACAACTCTATATTCATCCGCGTTACACGATATTCACATTGGTGATGGCCGGTGCTGGACTAATAGTAGCGCTGGCGAGCATGGTGGTCGGATATCGGTCGTATCATGCTGTTCAAACAGCTACATGCGCTAGAGATAATCGTACAATAGCAAAGGTAATAACGGCGCTCCTCTTCGTGATGGCTTGTGCCGGTTTTCTTTTCGTGCAGCCGGCAACGCTTAGTGCACGCACGGCAGCTAGTCGTGGTATCGACCGCAATTCGGCATTGACCAATGCAGATGCTTCGTCAGCGTTATTTGATACGGCTGGTTACTCGCAGCTCGGCATTAAAGATTGGTCGTCGTTGCTGGCGCACTACGATGCAAATTTTTTCGTAGGCAAGACCGCTTCAATCACCGGATTTGTCGCTGATAATGGTAATACAAATATATTTTTCGCCTCGCGTTTTTTTGTGACATGCTGTGTGGTTGACGCGCAGCCGATTGGTGTGCCGGTTTACGTACCGGACTGGCGGCATCGTTACTCACCGAATAGCTGGCTTGAAATTACAGGTGAGTTTATCGAAAACCCTGATACAAATTCGCTGCATAACATCGTTTTGAAACCATCGCGCATTCAATCGGTCGCGCCGCCGCGGGAGCCGTATGTGTATTAAAGTGCAGCTGAATCGGCTACGCTTACGCCGGTTTACGCTAGTAGCAGCTGTTTGCAGCGCCATTATAGTAATTCTCACAATAGCAACAGCAAATACAGGCGTTCGTGTACGCTACGCTGATCTTAATCCATCTGAATTGACCAATGCGGACGGGCGGATTGTGCTGCATATGTCGGTGCCGGTCAAGCGCGTTATGCCAGAGCAAGTTTCGTTGACACCGGCTGTTTCCGTATCGGTGACGACAAGCGGCAATACAATAGTTATCACGCCAAACGAACGATTACGGTATCAAACGGAATATTATGTGCGCGTACGCGATATAGCAGGCCAATATGGGCGGCAACATAGCAATATTGAATATCATTTTTCTACACCGCCGGCGAAGCTATATTATCTACAGCGGCAGTATAGTGGTGGTGGCGACGAGAGCAAGGCAAATGATCAGATTATCGCGACAACCATGCAGTCTAACAATACCGAAGTGCTATTTGCAGCGCCGCGAATCCTTGAGTTTGTCGCAGTGCGTGATGAACTAGTTATAAATACCTATCGCGATGGCGTATCGCAGTTGCAGCGCGTTAGCTTGAGTAACAAGCGCACGCAAGCGGTGCCGGTAGCAAAACCACAACTTGCCGCGAAACTGCAATCGCTTGGCGATGGACGGCGCGTCGGCTACATTACGGGAGAGCACTCCGATACGAAAGGCGGGCAACTCCAATTACTAGACGTAACAAACGGATCGTCGCGTGTGGTTAAAAATGTGGGTGCAGTGACTGATTGGAGCACCAGTCCTGATGGCAGTTTAATAGCGGTCGTTACAGTGAAAGGAGATTTATTGCTTATTGATACGGCAGGTAAAAAACAACCGCGACCACTCGGTAATGCGAGCGAGCTTGGCGATTTTTCAAGCGATGGGCGAATGCTGTCGTTTCTCGGTAGTGCAGGTGGTTTTGTAGCGTACGATCTTGAAAGAAATGAACGCCGCGCAATTTTCAGTGACTCAACGCAGGCGAATTCATATATTGTGCGGCTTAAATTGCTGGGAAAGAATGCCCGGTTGATGCAGAGTATGTTTATTGCCGACAGAAAACCGGGCAGTGAGGTCACGTATAATGATGGGCGTAGCGTAGCCAGGCTATATCGTCCAGATGGCGCGCATGATATTACAGGGTTATCTGCATCGCCGAATGGCCAATATATCGCTGTCGAGACTGCGTCGCAGCAAAATTCGTCGTTTGATAATTACCCTGTTAATGGACGTAATATGTCGACACGCACCGTACTCATTGATCAGAGCGGTACTGTTATGCGCACGATAGACGGGTGCAACGTTGTGTGGAAGTAGAATTTTACATCGCGCTAAAATACGATCGTCCTGGCTGTAATTTTCCGCCAAAAAGCGTATCAATTGTCACGAATGTGAAACCTTGTTTTGATAACGCGTCGAGAACGCACGGTATAGCGTCGACCGACGTTGGGTGGACGTCGTGGAATAAGATAATTGCACCGGCGCGCGCGTTACTAACGGCGCGCAGGCATACGATATTACTATCGCGGTCAGCCCAGTCGCGCGTATCAACTGACCACAAAACCGACGACATGCCAAATGTCTGTAGTTGCTGCGAAACTGAGGCATTGATCGCGCCATATGGCGGGCGCATTACCGTTGGCGTTTGCTTGATAGCGGCGTGAATCGCGCGGTTAGTTTGTGAAATTTCGTTCGCAACATTGCTTGGTGCAAGTGCTGTTAAATCAGGGTGCCGCCATGAATGGTTGCCAATCTGGTGCCCGCGGGCAGCTTGCTGCTGCAAAATTGCGTGATGCGCTGCTACTTTTTCGCCGATCACGAAAAAGGTTGCTTTGGCGTGATATGTATCAAGCGTATCGAGCAAACGCATAGTATGCGCTCCTGGTCCGTCGTCGAATGTCAACGCGATACATTTGCCGCTGCACCGTGTTGTGCTGTTCTGCGGAGCAGCGGGAGTTGGTGTAGGATTATCTGGCGGATTAGTTGACGCTAGATCGTTAGATCCTGCAATATCGCCTGTTTGTTTGTCAAACGTCCATGATAGCAAATACTGCTCGGAATGCGAAGTGTGCATATTTTGCTTAATTAGCACTGTAATTGATATAAAACGGTCGTCGTTACGTAGCACTTGGTAGCCTGCTGTGTTTGTGAATGGCTCGGTAATGTGCGCCGACTGTTTAGTAAGTGCGTCGCGAAAGCCGCGGTCTTTCTCGTTGATAGCAGCAGCGATCGTATCGTTGATCTTCTGATTTTTCGTGATAGGGTATTCAATTGATGTTTGTTCGGCGCGGTTGCGGCGCTGTACGAATTTTGACGTAATGTCGCGATATTTCGAGTTTGCGAAATAATATTTCGTGTCGGCAGGATCAGCTGCTGGCGTAATATGCGGGCGGTTCAGATGAAATACTAGTGCTAAGCATATGGTCGCAAGAACTGGCGCTACAGCAAAAACAATAATGTATGATTTTTTCAAAGAAATGCTCCGTCGTTTTCTTGGCGTTTTTCGCACTAATTTCTTCGGTGCGGGTAATGTTGTTTTGTGTGATTTTGAGCGAATCATACTACAGTTATAGCATAATGCTATAACTGTAGTCTAAAAATAGACGACCGATGTCGTCTATCAAAATGGGTCTCTACTACCCGAATTAATGATGTGATATCCGAAGACACGTTATTTTAACTCGTTGTGTTATTTTGAAGAGTACTGAAACGCGGCAGCTGATCATAATCGCACTGTTCGTTTTATAGCTGTTTTCTCATCGCTTTTTCTTCCTGCAATGAGAATGGTTTTGCGTGAAAATTTTCTTGAATCGTTTGAACTTACCGTCGTTGGTATCAGTAAGCTTTACGTCTCCATGTTTAGTGACCGCGACATAGCGGCTTCGTAGCGTGTTTGTATTCGTGTTTGTTTGTGTTTTCATGATTGTTTGTTCTTTAGCAACGTTTGAAATAGCCACGATAGCGGTGGCTGTGTTACTTTTCTAGGTTGCGAGAGAAAGAAGAAACGTGCCCACTGCTCGTGACCACGTTGCTTAGGGTTATTGTACTACAGAGAACGGGGGGTGGCAAGACTACGTTATAAACGTCGTGCCGTCCGCTCGTGTTATCGTAACATTCTGGTTATATGATTTCATCTTCTCATGAATCTTAGCCAACGTCTCTTCATCCGGCAAAGAGTCGCCATCGACACCAAGCAGTTTATCGGCCGCTTCTATTTCTTCAGCAGTGATAACGCGAACATTCGGATCAGACAGTTCCTTGCCGCTTTTATCTACAAGCGCAATGTCGACGTCAACGATACCATTTTCGTCCGGTTTGCTCATGCCTTTAATTATATAATCCTGACCGCGCCCAAGCAATATCTCTTTCTCATACGGATATTCAGAGCGCTCAAGCAATATGGCGTTTACATCAAGTCCATGATAACCTTGAGGCACTTTCACCCGCAACAAGTATTTATACGGGTCGCTTGCACCGAACGCAAAACTTCGTCCAACGATATTATCGCGACTCATCGATAAAAAGCCCTTGTCATTGAACGTATCACCAATGGCCAGTTGATTTTTCAAACCAAAACCGCGATAGAGTATAGTGTCATTACCGAGCGCAGACTTTGCAATCATCTTATCTAACCGTTTCACTGCCTCAGTCGCATGCGAACTAATAGCAGTTCCGGTTCGGAGGTGTTCATTTATCTCCTTGTAGTAAATCCCCTGGTACATCAATAAGGCTTCGGTGTCGACTTTAGTAACACCTTTCGCTAGTACGCCAGTATCAATCAGCTCCTGCTTGCGCGTTGTTTTGAGATGCTCTACCTTGTCAGCAAGCTCTTCGTTCTTCATGCCGGTGACTTCAGGTAGCTTATAATCGTCCGACATCTTACGTATCATCACCCATATACAACGGCAGTTGAAATGCAGCGGCGGCTGCCACTTCGTCGTTTTGCGCGTAATTGTTTCAGTATTATATAAAAACTTTACATCTTTATGCTATATGTAAACAAAATAGCTAAAATATTTACAAGTTCATTGTAAATGTAAATAAAAAATGCTAAAATCTTTACATAGTATGACTAAAATTAGCAATAAAAATCCTAGGATTGGTGTATATAGACCCCAGCCAGAAGGGTTTAAGGCTTTTGTCTTAGAGTCGTTTCCGCCAAAAGATACACTAGTGTTCTCATCGGCTATTCAACAGAAGCATGC
This portion of the TM7 phylum sp. oral taxon 349 genome encodes:
- a CDS encoding permease, yielding MLTPLQDFLTFLISIVVEALPFVVLGIIISVAVQVWLPEGWLLRRLPKRRWVRQVTISLLGVFVPVCECGNVPLARGLLVQGLSASESLVFLLAAPVLNPVTIITTQQAFANDPVVLAGRMAGGFVIANVVGWVFMRRRRDELLQPDFIKTCQISRHIHERRWARSLELFRHEASHILPALLFGAAAAALVQVAVPREILLTLGSNPAWSIAAMLVLAFVISICSNVDAFFALAFRDTFTAGSLVSFLVFGPMIDIKLLSLMRTTYQPKVLMQVSLSVLLMAAAIGLGVNYVL
- a CDS encoding TIGR03943 family protein, which encodes MYCKWSAWHVEHCGAIAMALLCAGVIRLGILGKLQLYIHPRYTIFTLVMAGAGLIVALASMVVGYRSYHAVQTATCARDNRTIAKVITALLFVMACAGFLFVQPATLSARTAASRGIDRNSALTNADASSALFDTAGYSQLGIKDWSSLLAHYDANFFVGKTASITGFVADNGNTNIFFASRFFVTCCVVDAQPIGVPVYVPDWRHRYSPNSWLEITGEFIENPDTNSLHNIVLKPSRIQSVAPPREPYVY
- a CDS encoding Ig-like domain-containing protein is translated as MCIKVQLNRLRLRRFTLVAAVCSAIIVILTIATANTGVRVRYADLNPSELTNADGRIVLHMSVPVKRVMPEQVSLTPAVSVSVTTSGNTIVITPNERLRYQTEYYVRVRDIAGQYGRQHSNIEYHFSTPPAKLYYLQRQYSGGGDESKANDQIIATTMQSNNTEVLFAAPRILEFVAVRDELVINTYRDGVSQLQRVSLSNKRTQAVPVAKPQLAAKLQSLGDGRRVGYITGEHSDTKGGQLQLLDVTNGSSRVVKNVGAVTDWSTSPDGSLIAVVTVKGDLLLIDTAGKKQPRPLGNASELGDFSSDGRMLSFLGSAGGFVAYDLERNERRAIFSDSTQANSYIVRLKLLGKNARLMQSMFIADRKPGSEVTYNDGRSVARLYRPDGAHDITGLSASPNGQYIAVETASQQNSSFDNYPVNGRNMSTRTVLIDQSGTVMRTIDGCNVVWK
- a CDS encoding polysaccharide deacetylase family protein — protein: MHTSHSEQYLLSWTFDKQTGDIAGSNDLASTNPPDNPTPTPAAPQNSTTRCSGKCIALTFDDGPGAHTMRLLDTLDTYHAKATFFVIGEKVAAHHAILQQQAARGHQIGNHSWRHPDLTALAPSNVANEISQTNRAIHAAIKQTPTVMRPPYGAINASVSQQLQTFGMSSVLWSVDTRDWADRDSNIVCLRAVSNARAGAIILFHDVHPTSVDAIPCVLDALSKQGFTFVTIDTLFGGKLQPGRSYFSAM